From Nocardioides sp. HDW12B, the proteins below share one genomic window:
- the moaC gene encoding cyclic pyranopterin monophosphate synthase MoaC produces the protein MSEPTGTNRLTHVDETGAARMVDVSGKDVTTRTASASGRVLVSADVVALLRGEGVPKGDALGVARVAGIMAAKRTPDLVPLCHPLAISGVTVDLDVHDDAVAITATVRTTDRTGVEMEALTAVSVAALTVVDMVKAVDKGAVITDVRVLSKTGGKSGDWSRS, from the coding sequence ATGAGCGAGCCCACCGGCACCAACCGGCTGACCCACGTCGACGAGACGGGCGCCGCCCGCATGGTCGACGTCTCCGGCAAGGACGTCACCACGCGTACGGCGTCCGCGTCCGGGCGGGTGCTCGTGAGCGCCGACGTCGTCGCCCTGCTGCGCGGCGAGGGCGTGCCCAAGGGTGACGCGCTCGGTGTGGCCCGGGTCGCCGGGATCATGGCGGCCAAGCGCACGCCCGACCTGGTGCCGCTGTGCCACCCGCTGGCCATCAGCGGGGTCACCGTCGACCTCGACGTCCACGACGACGCGGTCGCGATCACCGCGACGGTGCGCACCACCGACCGCACCGGCGTGGAGATGGAGGCGCTCACCGCGGTGTCGGTGGCGGCGCTGACGGTGGTCGACATGGTCAAGGCCGTCGACAAGGGCGCGGTCATCACCGACGTCCGGGTGCTGTCGAAGACCGGCGGGAAGAGCGGCGACTGGAGCCGGTCGTGA
- a CDS encoding penicillin acylase family protein gives MPDTTAADARAPRRWFPRSRVGRTFAYSGLALTLILVGLVVAGVSAVRAPFPQTDGELTVPGLRAEVRVVRDELGVPQVYADNARDLFFAQGFVQAQDRFFEMDVRRHITAGRLAELFGPDALETDKVVRTLGWRRVAEQEVAELDPEAITYLESFSAGVNAYLADTSPDDLSLEYAVLGLDGLDYQVEDWTPVDSVAWLKAMAWDLRGNMQDEIDRAMASTRLSAEQIAELYPPYPFTRNAPVVGGGTVVRGDFDSGSGEEPAVRPVRRVPPGPDLEQLLTGVSEAIDAVPTTVGTGDGVGSNAWVVDGEHSKTGMPILANDPHLAPTLPGVWYQMGLHCTEVTAECPFDVSGFTFAGFPGVIIGHNQQVSWGMTNLGPDVSDLYLEAVEDERYLRGKRWKPFDRRTETIQIAGEEPFTFTVRSTVHGPLISDVDAVTSSVGANAPLPPGVGSPERGSGYAVALAWTALEPSRTAQAVFGFNRAQSWEEFRAAARDFAVPGQNLVYADVDGHIGYQAAGEIPVRAPEHSGDEPVPGWDRRYDWTGETVPFRALPTVLDPPEGFIVSANQAVTEASYRYDLNGDIDYGQRAQRIRDELEQRGVLSVEDMSALQLDTADPFAAELVPYLLDVDAGSRYYAGGQELLKEWDFTHDADSAAASYYNAVWARLLEYTFADQLPPSVRVEGGNRWFEVVRTILDDPTDEWWDDVDTEVREARDDIVRQAVRQARDDLVRLQSRRTDGWNWGHQHTLDLENQTLGQSDVRVVEALFNRGPWEVSGSSAVVNATGWLADEGFEVTWVPSMRMVVSVGDFDDSTWVNLTGASGHAFHEHYTDQTDLWADGETRRWEFSPEAVEEQGKDVLVLEPVGADAPGR, from the coding sequence GTGCCCGACACGACCGCCGCCGACGCGCGCGCCCCCCGACGGTGGTTCCCCCGATCCCGTGTGGGTCGGACGTTCGCCTACTCCGGGCTCGCGCTGACGCTGATCCTGGTCGGGCTGGTGGTGGCCGGCGTGAGCGCGGTGCGCGCGCCGTTCCCGCAGACCGACGGCGAGCTCACGGTCCCGGGCCTGCGCGCCGAGGTCCGCGTGGTGCGTGACGAGCTCGGCGTCCCGCAGGTCTACGCCGACAACGCGCGTGACCTCTTCTTCGCCCAGGGGTTCGTCCAGGCCCAGGACCGGTTCTTCGAGATGGACGTCCGCCGCCACATCACCGCCGGCCGGCTGGCCGAGCTGTTCGGCCCGGACGCGCTCGAGACCGACAAGGTCGTGCGGACGCTGGGCTGGCGGCGGGTGGCCGAGCAGGAGGTCGCCGAGCTGGACCCCGAGGCGATCACCTACCTGGAGTCCTTCAGCGCCGGCGTCAATGCCTACCTGGCCGACACCTCGCCGGACGACCTCTCCCTGGAGTACGCCGTGCTCGGGCTGGACGGGCTCGACTACCAGGTCGAGGACTGGACCCCGGTGGACTCGGTGGCCTGGCTCAAGGCGATGGCGTGGGACCTGCGCGGCAACATGCAGGACGAGATCGACCGGGCGATGGCCTCGACGCGTCTCAGCGCCGAGCAGATCGCCGAGCTCTACCCGCCGTACCCCTTCACGCGCAACGCGCCCGTCGTGGGCGGCGGCACCGTCGTGCGCGGCGACTTCGACAGCGGCTCCGGCGAGGAGCCGGCGGTGCGCCCGGTCCGTCGGGTGCCGCCCGGCCCGGACCTGGAGCAGCTGCTGACCGGGGTCTCCGAGGCGATCGACGCGGTGCCGACCACGGTCGGGACCGGCGACGGCGTGGGCAGCAACGCGTGGGTGGTCGACGGCGAGCACTCGAAGACCGGGATGCCGATCCTGGCCAACGACCCGCACCTGGCCCCGACGCTGCCGGGCGTCTGGTACCAGATGGGCCTGCACTGCACCGAGGTCACCGCCGAGTGCCCCTTCGACGTCTCGGGGTTCACCTTCGCGGGCTTCCCGGGCGTGATCATCGGTCACAACCAGCAGGTGTCGTGGGGCATGACGAACCTCGGCCCCGACGTCAGCGACCTCTACCTCGAGGCCGTCGAGGACGAGCGCTACCTGCGCGGCAAGCGCTGGAAGCCGTTCGACCGCCGCACCGAGACGATCCAGATCGCCGGCGAGGAGCCGTTCACCTTCACCGTCCGCAGCACGGTCCACGGCCCGCTGATCTCCGACGTCGACGCGGTCACGTCCTCGGTGGGCGCGAACGCGCCGCTCCCTCCGGGCGTCGGCAGTCCCGAGCGGGGCAGCGGGTACGCCGTCGCGCTGGCGTGGACGGCGCTCGAGCCTTCGCGGACCGCGCAGGCCGTGTTCGGCTTCAACCGCGCGCAGAGCTGGGAGGAGTTCCGCGCCGCCGCCCGCGACTTCGCCGTCCCCGGCCAGAACCTCGTGTACGCCGACGTCGACGGCCACATCGGCTACCAAGCGGCCGGCGAGATCCCCGTCCGCGCGCCCGAGCACTCCGGTGACGAGCCCGTCCCCGGCTGGGACCGTCGCTACGACTGGACCGGGGAGACCGTCCCGTTCCGCGCGCTGCCCACGGTGCTCGACCCGCCGGAGGGCTTCATCGTCAGCGCCAACCAGGCGGTGACCGAGGCGAGCTACCGCTACGACCTGAACGGCGACATCGACTACGGCCAGCGGGCGCAACGGATCCGCGACGAGCTCGAGCAGCGCGGCGTGCTGTCGGTCGAGGACATGAGCGCGCTGCAGCTCGACACCGCCGACCCGTTCGCGGCCGAGCTCGTGCCGTACCTGCTCGACGTCGACGCCGGCTCCCGCTACTACGCCGGTGGCCAGGAGCTGCTCAAGGAGTGGGACTTCACCCACGACGCCGACTCGGCGGCGGCGTCGTACTACAACGCGGTCTGGGCGCGGCTGCTGGAGTACACCTTCGCCGACCAGCTGCCGCCCTCGGTGCGGGTGGAGGGCGGCAACCGGTGGTTCGAGGTCGTTCGCACGATCCTCGACGACCCCACCGACGAGTGGTGGGACGACGTCGACACCGAGGTGCGCGAGGCGCGTGACGACATCGTGCGGCAGGCGGTCCGGCAGGCCCGCGACGACCTGGTCCGGCTGCAGTCGCGGCGCACCGACGGGTGGAACTGGGGCCACCAGCACACGCTGGACCTCGAGAACCAGACGCTGGGCCAGAGCGACGTGCGGGTGGTCGAGGCGCTGTTCAACCGCGGCCCCTGGGAGGTCTCCGGCTCGTCCGCGGTGGTCAACGCGACCGGCTGGCTGGCCGACGAGGGCTTCGAGGTGACCTGGGTGCCGTCGATGCGGATGGTGGTGTCGGTGGGCGACTTCGACGACTCGACCTGGGTGAACCTCACCGGCGCGAGCGGGCACGCCTTCCACGAGCACTACACCGACCAGACCGACCTGTGGGCCGACGGCGAGACCCGGCGCTGGGAGTTCAGTCCCGAGGCGGTCGAGGAGCAGGGCAAGGACGTCCTGGTGCTGGAGCCGGTCGGGGCCGACGCGCCCGGTCGCTGA
- a CDS encoding UTP--glucose-1-phosphate uridylyltransferase, with protein sequence MSDEGLQQARDKMADAGVDATAIEVFSHYYRLVESGESGMIRESDIEPLDMDALADVDVPDDDAVAALGGTVVVKLNGGLGTSMGLAAAKTLLEVRDGLTFLDVIARQVLALRERHDVRLPLLFMNSFRTRDDTLEALAGYADLPDADLPLDFLQNKEPKLLAEDLTPVSWPDDPSLEWCPPGHGDLYTALRGTGLLDAMIDAGFTQVFVSNSDNLGAVPDPRVAGWFAASGAPFAIEAVRRTPSDRKGGHFARRTSDDRIVLRETAQTAEEDKEALADLDRHRFTSTNNLWFDLAAMKQALDERDGILGLAMIRNTKTVDPSDSSTPEVIQIETAMGAAIEVFEGATTIEVGRDRFVPVKTTDDLLVLRSDCYRLDDDAVLEQVVEEIPFVALGPAYKLVGGFEERFSRGVPSLRGATRFEVPGDWTFGADVTATGEVVVGDEDSSGEIADGTRLD encoded by the coding sequence ATGAGCGACGAGGGCCTGCAGCAGGCACGCGACAAGATGGCCGACGCCGGGGTCGACGCCACGGCGATCGAGGTGTTCTCGCACTACTACCGCCTGGTGGAGAGCGGCGAGAGCGGCATGATCCGCGAGTCCGACATCGAGCCCCTCGACATGGACGCCCTCGCCGACGTCGACGTCCCCGACGACGACGCGGTCGCCGCGCTGGGCGGCACCGTCGTGGTCAAGCTCAACGGCGGGCTCGGCACCTCCATGGGGCTGGCCGCGGCCAAGACCCTGCTCGAGGTCCGCGACGGGCTGACCTTCCTCGACGTCATCGCCCGGCAGGTGCTCGCGCTGCGTGAGCGGCACGACGTACGCCTGCCGCTGCTGTTCATGAACAGCTTCCGCACCCGCGACGACACCCTCGAGGCGCTGGCGGGCTACGCCGACCTGCCCGACGCCGACCTGCCGCTGGACTTCCTGCAGAACAAGGAGCCCAAGCTGCTGGCCGAGGACCTCACCCCCGTCAGCTGGCCCGACGACCCGAGCCTGGAGTGGTGCCCGCCCGGCCACGGCGACCTCTACACCGCGCTGCGCGGCACCGGGCTGCTCGACGCCATGATCGACGCCGGCTTCACCCAGGTCTTCGTGTCCAACTCCGACAACCTCGGCGCGGTGCCGGACCCCCGGGTCGCGGGCTGGTTCGCCGCCAGCGGTGCGCCCTTCGCCATCGAGGCCGTACGCCGCACGCCCAGCGACCGCAAGGGCGGGCACTTCGCCCGACGCACGAGCGACGACCGCATCGTGCTGCGCGAGACCGCCCAGACGGCCGAGGAGGACAAGGAGGCGCTGGCCGACCTGGACCGCCACCGCTTCACCTCCACCAACAACCTGTGGTTCGACCTCGCCGCGATGAAGCAGGCGCTCGACGAGCGCGACGGCATCCTCGGCCTGGCGATGATCCGCAACACCAAGACGGTCGACCCCTCCGACTCCAGCACCCCGGAGGTCATCCAGATCGAGACCGCGATGGGGGCCGCCATCGAGGTCTTCGAGGGCGCCACCACCATCGAGGTCGGACGCGACCGCTTCGTGCCGGTGAAGACCACCGACGACCTGCTGGTGCTGCGCAGCGACTGCTACCGCCTCGACGACGACGCGGTGCTGGAGCAGGTGGTCGAGGAGATCCCGTTCGTGGCCCTCGGCCCGGCCTACAAGCTGGTCGGCGGCTTCGAGGAGCGCTTCTCCCGCGGCGTCCCGAGCCTGCGGGGAGCCACCCGCTTCGAGGTCCCCGGCGACTGGACCTTCGGTGCCGACGTGACCGCGACCGGCGAGGTCGTCGTCGGCGACGAGGACTCCTCCGGCGAGATCGCCGACGGCACACGGCTCGACTGA
- the glp gene encoding gephyrin-like molybdotransferase Glp, translated as MAFVPSSDQPSVSVEEHLERVLSALEPLPTSEQSLLDSLGLPLTEAVTSPMDLPAFDNSGMDGYAVVHTDLDGASEESPVTLPVVGESAAGRATLVAMSPGTAVKIMTGAPVPHGATAIVPVEWTDAGAATVRITRAPQPGQHVRPQGEDVATGDLLLEAGTLLGPRQVGLLAGVGLAQVSARPRPRVVVMSTGAELREPGARLSHDAIYDANSFMLAAAVRQAGAIAYRVGITSDDPADFADALSDQLVRADLVVTSGGVSKGEYDVVKEVLSTHGTVWFGEVRMQPGKPQGFGRVGEDGTPIFALPGNPVSSYVSYQMFVLPALRKLMGRTPYTRLPTRARLTTPMRSAPGKTQLARAVHAFDDHGAHVTPVGGHGSHLLGDLATANALVVLPEDVEHAEQGSQVDVLLLDRDY; from the coding sequence ATGGCCTTCGTCCCCAGCTCCGACCAGCCGTCGGTCAGCGTGGAGGAGCACCTCGAGCGGGTCCTGTCCGCGCTCGAGCCGCTGCCCACCTCGGAGCAGAGCCTGCTGGACTCGCTGGGCCTGCCGCTGACCGAGGCGGTCACGTCGCCGATGGACCTCCCCGCCTTCGACAACAGCGGCATGGACGGCTACGCCGTGGTGCACACCGACCTCGACGGCGCCTCCGAGGAGTCGCCGGTGACGCTGCCGGTGGTGGGGGAGTCGGCGGCCGGACGTGCCACGCTGGTGGCGATGTCGCCCGGCACGGCGGTGAAGATCATGACCGGGGCGCCCGTCCCGCACGGTGCCACCGCCATCGTCCCGGTGGAGTGGACCGACGCCGGCGCAGCCACCGTCCGCATCACCCGGGCACCGCAGCCCGGCCAGCACGTGCGGCCGCAGGGCGAGGACGTCGCCACCGGCGACCTGCTGCTGGAGGCCGGCACGCTGCTCGGTCCGCGCCAGGTCGGTCTGCTGGCCGGCGTGGGTCTGGCCCAGGTCAGCGCCCGGCCGCGACCGCGGGTCGTGGTGATGTCGACCGGCGCGGAGCTCCGCGAGCCCGGCGCCCGGCTCTCGCACGACGCGATCTACGACGCCAACTCCTTCATGCTCGCCGCCGCCGTCCGCCAGGCCGGCGCCATCGCCTACCGCGTCGGCATCACCTCCGACGACCCCGCCGACTTCGCCGACGCGCTGTCGGACCAGCTCGTGCGCGCCGACCTCGTCGTCACCAGCGGCGGCGTCAGCAAGGGCGAGTACGACGTGGTCAAGGAGGTGCTCTCGACGCACGGCACGGTGTGGTTCGGCGAGGTGCGCATGCAGCCGGGCAAGCCGCAGGGCTTCGGCCGGGTGGGGGAGGACGGCACCCCGATCTTCGCGCTGCCGGGCAACCCGGTCTCCTCCTACGTCTCCTACCAGATGTTCGTGCTGCCGGCCCTGCGCAAGCTGATGGGGCGCACGCCGTACACGCGGCTGCCGACCCGCGCCCGCCTCACGACGCCGATGCGCTCGGCGCCCGGCAAGACGCAGCTCGCGCGAGCGGTGCACGCCTTCGACGACCACGGTGCGCACGTCACGCCGGTCGGCGGCCACGGCTCGCACCTGCTCGGCGACCTGGCGACCGCCAACGCGCTCGTGGTCCTGCCCGAGGACGTCGAGCACGCCGAGCAGGGCTCGCAGGTCGACGTGCTGCTGCTCGACCGGGACTACTGA
- a CDS encoding 5-formyltetrahydrofolate cyclo-ligase, protein MDDTDGDPGRGDIGGAGSSGPPGGRSDGSAAKVAVRDRLLTTRRRRSLLELQADARALTEHLLAWEPLRRAATVAAYVSIPGEPGTGPLLEALATRGRHVLLPVLLPDGDLDWARYDGTLVSAGRGLLEPTGPRLGPDAVATADVVLVPALAVDRRGLRLGRGGGSYDRALGRVPVGTPVCALLHEGELLEEVPTEPHDRPVTAVALPSGLRVLRS, encoded by the coding sequence GTGGACGACACCGACGGCGACCCGGGGCGCGGCGACATCGGCGGTGCCGGGAGCAGCGGCCCGCCCGGAGGCCGCTCGGACGGCTCCGCGGCCAAGGTGGCGGTGCGCGACCGGCTCCTCACGACCCGCCGGCGACGGAGCCTGCTGGAGCTCCAGGCCGACGCCCGCGCGCTGACCGAGCACCTGCTGGCGTGGGAGCCGCTGCGCCGGGCCGCCACCGTGGCGGCGTACGTCTCGATCCCCGGCGAGCCGGGCACCGGGCCGCTGCTGGAGGCGCTGGCGACGCGCGGGCGCCACGTGCTGCTGCCGGTGCTGCTGCCCGACGGCGACCTCGACTGGGCCCGCTACGACGGCACGCTGGTGTCGGCCGGCCGCGGGCTCCTCGAGCCGACCGGCCCCCGGCTCGGGCCCGACGCGGTCGCGACGGCCGACGTCGTGCTGGTGCCGGCGCTGGCCGTCGATCGGCGCGGGCTGCGCCTCGGTCGCGGCGGCGGCTCCTACGACCGGGCGCTCGGGCGGGTCCCCGTCGGCACCCCGGTCTGCGCGCTCCTGCACGAGGGCGAGCTGCTCGAGGAGGTGCCGACCGAGCCGCACGACCGGCCGGTCACCGCGGTCGCGCTCCCCTCCGGGCTGCGGGTGCTCCGCTCCTGA